A stretch of Arachis hypogaea cultivar Tifrunner chromosome 15, arahy.Tifrunner.gnm2.J5K5, whole genome shotgun sequence DNA encodes these proteins:
- the LOC112747968 gene encoding PH, RCC1 and FYVE domains-containing protein 1-like, translating into MPCSRSIPIQASREEFDLRISHAISVQAFHDQEEARLEAELTQIQEQLATICQNRATIAKHLAAAQQEQHLLIQELVSIYTKRGEYEKQLEKIQTDKFKQIEVLSILENKRGKLRSDLTCGTWHSALATANGKLFTFGDGTFGVLGHGDRESVLYPKEVQLLSRFRTLKVACGVWHTAAIIEVTLQSSSNVSSRKLFTWGDGDQYRLGHGNKETYLQPTCVSYLIEACGNTMTVAPTTSGHIFTMGGTEHGQLRNSLSDGKVPMLVQDKLVGEYVEEISCGSHHVAVLTLRSELYTWGKDANGRLGHGDTEDRKGPIIVEVLKERHVKNISCGSKFTACICIHKWVSGVEQSSCTACRQPFRFTRKRHNCYNCGLVHCHGCSSKKALRAALAPTPGKPHRVCDSCYTKIKNVESNSGAIFNRRATTPPRTSIDGRERFTLGEIRSSRTLFPLSRIHKTTTEQVVQVPSLVQLKDVAFPSSTGSIMQNLLKPTIAAIPPTPSPPPTPSLISRPASPYARRPSPTRSGAGGFSRSLLDSLRKTNELKNQEVSKLQKQIQSLKQKSNMKDVENQKLRQHIKEATTLAADESSKHKAMLEIFECTIIQLKQMAEKLPPEISETENLRIALTQAEDFLKENSTSETFSVPSISESTRQNAPDPATDIGDSKMQENGSSVSDNRTAVQPQSSEETSRLARDGETQVIEQFEPGIYVTLIVRPNGVKIFRRVRFSKRRFHEQQAEEWWNINKERVLQRYGQQARSDANASFSTPTPPAEENIEVAPT; encoded by the exons ATGCCATGTTCGAGGTCTATTCCCATCCAAGCATCTCGTGAGGAGTTCGATCTGAGGATCTCCCATGCTATTTCTGTTCAAGCTTTTCATGATCAAGAAGAAGCAAGACTCGAAGCAGAATTAACTCAAATTCAGGAACAACTTGCCACCATATGCCAAAATCGAGCCACCATAGCCAAACATCTGGCTGCAGCCCAACAAGAACAACATCTCCTTATTCAGGAACTTGTCTCAATCTACACAAAGCGGGGAGAATATGAAAAACAACTTGAGAAAATTCAAACTGACAAGTTCAAACAGATTGAAGTGCTTTCAATTCTGGAAAACAAAAGGGGAAAGCTGCGCTCCGATTTG ACGTGTGGCACATGGCATTCGGCATTGGCAACTGCCAATGGAAAACTTTTTACGTTCGGTGATGGAACATTTGGTGTCTTAGGTCATGGAGATAGAGAGAGTGTGTTATATCCAAAGGAAGTGCAGTTATTAAGTAGATTTAGGACTCTTAAAGTTGCATGTGGAGTATGGCACACTGCAGCTATTATAGAGGTAACACTTCAGTCTAGTTCAAATGTTTCATCAAGGAAGCTCTTCACTTGGGGTGATGGTGATCAGTATCGTTTGGGGCATGGAAACAAGGAAACATACCTTCAACCGACTTGTGTCTCATATCTTATAGAAGCATGTGGAAACACTATGACTGTTGCCCCCACTACATCTGGTCATATTTTCACTATGGGAGGCACTGAACATGGTCAACTAAGAAATTCTTTGTCCGATGGAAAAGTACCAATGCTAGTACAAGATAAGTTGGTAGGTGAGTATGTTGAGGAAATATCATGTGGATCTCATCATGTGGCTGTATTGACATTAAGAAGTGAACTATATACATGGGGGAAAGATGCCAATGGAAGATTGGGACATGGAGACACAGAAGATAGGAAGGGTCCAATAATAGTGGAAGTCTTGAAAGAAAGGCATGTAAAAAACATTTCGTGTGGGTCGAAGTTTACAGCTTGCATATGCATCCATAAATGGGTCTCGGGAGTTGAGCAATCTAGTTGTACCGCATGTAGGCAACCATTTAGATTTACTAGAAAAAGGCACAATTGTTATAATTGTGGGTTAGTGCATTGCCATGGTTGCAGTTCAAAAAAGGCATTGAGGGCAGCATTGGCTCCAACACCCGGAAAACCTCATCGTGTGTGTGATTCTTGTTATACTAAGATTAAAAATGTTGAGTCGAATTCTGGTGCCATTTTTAATAGGAGAGCTACTACTCCACCTCGTACTTCTATAGATGGAAGGGAAAGATTTACCCTGGGAGAAATAAGAtcttcaagaactctcttccctCTCTCAAGGATTCACAAGACTACTACAGAGCAAGTTGTTCAGGTTCCATCACTAGTGCAATTGAAAGATGTTGCATTCCCAAGTTCAACAGGTTCAATAATGCAAAATCTTTTGAAGCCTACCATCGCtgccatacctccaactccaagTCCACCACCAACTCCATCACTCATTTCAAGGCCCGCATCCCCGTATGCAAGAAGGCCAAGCCCTACGCGTTCCGGCGCTGGTGGATTCTCTAGAAGTCTTCTTGATAGTTTGAGGAAAACAAATGAGCTTAAGAATCAAGAAGTATCAAAATTACAGAAACAA atTCAAAGTTTGAAACAGAAAAGTAACATGAAAGATGTGGAAAATCAAAAGCTTCGCCAACATATTAAAGAAGCTACAACATTGGCAGCAGATGAGTCTTCTAAGCATAAAGCAATGCTAGAAATTTTTGAGTGCACTATCATTCAG TTGAAGCAAATGGCTGAGAAGTTGCCACCAGAGATTTCAGAAACTGAAAATTTGAGAATTGCACTTACTCAAGCTGAAGATTTTCTGAAAGAAAACTCGACATCTGAAACATTTTCTGTGCCATCAATATCAGAGTCTACTCGACAAAATGCACCTGATCCTGCCACAGATATTGGGGATTCAAAAATGCAAGA AAATGGATCATCTGTATCCGATAATAGAACAGCAGTGCAACCACAAAGCTCCGAGGAAACATCAAGGTTGGCAAGAGATGGAGAAACACAAGTTATTGAACAATTTGAGCCTGGTATTTACGTGACACTAATAGTAAGGCCTAATGGTGTCAAAATTTTCAGGAGAGTTAGATTTAG cAAGCGAAGGTTTCATGAGCAACAAGCAGAAGAATGGTGGAACATAAATAAAGAGAGGGTGCTTCAGAGATATGGTCAACAAGCTAGAAGTGATGCTAATGCATCATTTAGCACCCCGACACCACCTGCTGAAGAAAATATTGAGGTAGCACCTACCTAA